CATACACACAACAAACATGATAAACAAACCGAGTTTCTTAACCTGAACCACGTCTCTTAGCAGGACCATCCCCAGAGGCAGCTAACAGAGCTTCAACATTTTGAGTTCCTTGGCCATAAGGTTGCGCTGCACCACCGAGAATCCCCTGACCGTAAAGTTGCACACCTCCGCGGAGAATTCCCTGACCATAAGGTCGGTCAACACCACTGAGAATCCCCTGACCGTAATGCTGCGCAGCACCACCGAGAATCCCTTGGCCATACGGTTGAGCAGCAGCACCGAGATTAATCCCCTGACCATAAGGCTGTGCAACCCCATTTTGAGCATTAACACCAGCATATGGACTAAAACCACCACCTCCAGCAGAACCAATTTTTTGCCTTTGATCAGTAGCCATTTGACAATACAATATACATCCATCAAGCCGCTTAATTGGTTCTTCCAAAGCCCTTCTTGCTCCATCAACAGTTTTATATATAAACAACGCAAACCCTTTAAATCTCCCGGTATTCATATCAGACCCCAAAGGACCTTCTTCGATTTCCCCATACTTGGAAAAAAACGAGTGTAGTCTCATAATCGAAATCTGAGAATCTACATTACCTACAAATATTTTCCTCTGCTGTTGTTGATTTGTAGCTAAGCGGCAAATCGCCGTTCGATTACCGATCTTTTTTGAAGGCTCTTTCAAAGCTTTCAAAACAGATTTTCGATGCTTGTATAGTATAAAACCATACCCTTTAGATTTCCCTGTGTTTCTATCAGCAACAATTCTACATTGCATGATATCACCATAAGTTGAGAAAATCCCGTTGAGTTGATCTGCTGTTGTTTCCCAATCTAATCCATGAACAAACAACGTACAATGAGATGGATCTTGATCAGCTCTTCTACGAATTTCTTGaatgatttctctgttttgtgTCGACACTGAAAGAATTATACCAACCAGCTGTTCTTTACTGAATGGTTCAAGAAGTTTtgttatatcttcttcttcccccTCCTCTGTTTCTTTTTCCTCTCCCTCCTCTGTTTCTTCTTCTACTTGTGCATCATCTAGTTCTGAATCCATTTCTGGTTCTGTATCTACTTCATCCTCAACAACCCTTTGTATGTTGGCCATTGATTGTTGAAGTTTAGAGCAGAAGTTTGGTATTGGGAAAAAAAAATGTTGGGTGAAAAATGATAATCAATCTGCCAATCTGGGTATGAAATGATTTTGGTGTTctggaaatgaaatttttatgtgGAAATGATTACCTAATCTGTGCTAATCTTGCAGGTATGCAGAAGCAATTCAATGTCCATGTTAAGATTGGAGATTGTATCACAGTAGAATCCTTCGGAGTCAAAAATAGTTCAGAACATCATTTACTGAGGTTGAGTGGTTAAGTGCTGCAAGTCCTTTCCCCAGCTACATTCTTTACTACTACTCCTAGCGCATTACCGATGTACTCGATTTAAAGGTCTGAGAGTATAGTGTCAGTTCTGACTGATGGTGTAAGTCGGTCAATTCATGGGTTTGTGGTCCTTAGTCCTTTCATAGGTCCTCCTCATCAATTGGCATTTCGGGGGAAGAGAGTAGTTTTGGAGGTCtaaaaaattgaagtgaaattttTATGTGGGAAAAAACAGCACTTGTTGCATTTTTCATATTTTAGAGATTGTTAATTTGTTATACATGTATGGCCGTGGAATTATTTGGAGGAATGACCGTCATGCGTTGAGTGGTTAAGTGCCATTTTGCCTTTTCGTCTAGTGATGGAAAAGTATATGTAACGAACTGAGAGACCGTCATGCGTCATGGCAAACGAGTAGGACTTTTTTTTGTATATGCACCAAGATTTGGCAGCTTAATTTTTTTCTGAATTGCGGTTGAAGCATGTTCAAATGGAGGGATTATTATTTTCCGTAAGAACTCCGAGAGGGCCGCAAGATATGACAAAGTAAAACTATATGATGAAGTAGCCTTTTAAAATGTCGAGCATTATGGTCGGTGAATTCGCTGCGCTATATCATAATTTTAACGAAACCGAAACCCAATTATTATGGTCCTTCGCTTGTTTGAATGTGCCGATGttgtttggtttcaaaaaaattgaTCGGGTTTGTTCCACCCTTAAGCTAACGATGAGACATTGATATAATTTTGGACGGAAACTTATCAAAATATTTTAACACATTAAATTTTAGGAATTTCCTACATTTCTCTTACATCTAGAATATCGGATGTAACAAACAATAAGCGAAAACTTGATTTCTATTTTGCACTATTTGCATGGAAACTAAGTTTCCACGTAGTTAAGTGAGTTTTCGTATAGTGAAGATAAGAGATGCCCCTTCTCCATTGTGGGGTGTGCCTTCATTCTCATTACGCTTAGCTATTAATCTATAGTGAGGCGAAAGGCTCAACCATGGTGCATGACTTTGTAGATTGTAACGAgtggtttttatttttggatcaTAGATGACTTTACAAAAACTCAAAATGAAAATTATGATGAGGCAAATGAGCCATAAGAAGAATTTATTGCTGCAGATACCCATTTAcgattatataaatttttttatttcaggATTAGTTATGGCGAGTAAATATCTCAACTAATTCCACGCAATCAGCTGAGAAATTAAAGAAAAACTAGTTGATTGTGGATGATATTCTTTAGACATGAAGAATACTGTCGAAATCAAGGAGGAAATAATATTTCGACATTGTCGATTTTCATGTTACTGAAATACTGAAAGAGATTCAGCTGTATTGTAATATTCTTTCGTAAATAAATTTGTAACTTAATTCTTTTTGTAAAATTTTATTTTACAAAATCGGTTaggaaatattatttttttcgtaGCCACTTATGGATGATGTATCACCTAATCCTAATCAATTTTGGATGAAGTTTTTGAAAACCTACCCGATCATAAATGTGTTGGAAATTAAATGGACATTTGTGATTTTTAAGTAAGTTGGATAAGTAAAGTGAAAATCGATAATAAAGTGACtttctaaataaaaaaaattaaagaaacagACAAGGGAAGAATAGTTATCTAGGGGAAACATTGTTATCCACCAAAGAGCCAGAGATGACATCATACAGCAGAGGGGTATTTTGAATTATGAATTATATGGATAATTTAGATTCCCAAAAATTCCAtagtaatcttttttttttctttttttgatacgAACGACACGGTATTCGAGCCTCTAACATATACCTTGAGAGTTCTGACCCCTGGTCAACTAGGACATTCCGTGttggttaattttatttttgatataGTATTCAATTGAAATTTGTTTGGTTCATTAATTTTCCATATATTCAATTTGGGTTCTTTATTCTTATAAACTCCACAAATCTTtcaattccattatataaagaagacaACAATGCCCGGTCTTTCAATAGAGTAGTTAtaagtataaaaaaaaaagactcccAAAAGTTTCATGGTATTCAATTCAAGTTTATTTGAATTCCTTAAATTCATATATATTCAATTTTATCAATAATAAATTCCACAAAAATATGAGGTATCCAACTTATTTTGATTTATACATATTGTTAAAGCCCCTAAATTTTTATGGAATCTTATGGATATTATCAGGCgaaatatgttagagcactgctcggtcgaacttgtaaGCATTGctctctcaagcttgtttgtcaagttcagtttccaaaactataagtcttgatttctagtctagttgTAGTTATGTCACGGATTAGGatggtaagtgtagttgagctttagactccacggtgttcatcgaatgaagaagaagaactactcaaaggaacttgtgtaacttcatcaacaaaagatatttggagacttgaacttatctatcactcaaaagtctatctattatatctcctatttgagagaaaaatcgtattgctatatagacttcaattacacacatttgctatttcgagctgagtttaactcacttatctatttctcgaaatatgtgttggtaagctttcgctttaagaaagtttatctttattcttgacgaaagtcatattgattatttcaataacttaaaaatcgctttgatgctaatagtttgtggataacaactattgtcatcctctaagaaagtttcaatgattgaaatgaaagtttaaaacaagtaaccatgtttggatataaacatagtgtgtattcacatttgtgtaaaatccaaaactgggaacctaagtatgcatactagttggttgttggaagtctggaactaaggtatgcgtacccgtacgcgtactggcggaagtttggggtcagtgaatttctgctggagtttggaagtgtgaattggtatgcgtactcgtatgcgtactggcgtaaccaaactcagtccagctacttaggtatgtgtacccgtttgcatacttaagtaggttattttctaaaatcggtttgttcatgaactaaaacatttatataataaatgatgcaatcttttgcaaaccgtggctatgatgttcatgaattgattcgagtgaatcataatcgattttgcttcaattgtgtcttgtatacttctatgagatctaagcaattgaacaactctctaactagtttcatttgagtcatttgaactagttatagtaaagacaaataaggttaatatgaaagtgctcatatggctaaccattggttaactattgttgaaccgactaagtgtacacgtttaggtacggttactcaaacctaaatgaagatacatttcatttgtgtataacaagctaagttcgatctaacggttgaaagatattagcttgaatctaatcaggttttcatctaacggtgaatattgaatgctttgttaccaaggtattgcaaaccctgatttgaaatctataaatggaactctagcaactgggaaacctaatccccatacctcatgtgtgatactagctgcataatctagagtcgattctcctttaaccttaggtttttcacgaaaccttgtaggttaacgacttaaagacttcattggaattgtgaagccagacccaactattttcactatagttgcgtgttcttgatgttttctatcgtgattgagtactatcttctttaagatttgctcgagattttatctccgataggcaagattgaaaaatattcacaaacaccttcgtctcatcgtttgtgattccacaatatcttgtttcgttaatcgattaagattattgtaaggtgattgataatactaggctgttcttcaggaatataagtctggtttatcaattggttcatgttcaccatcatttatcaaaagacggaacaaaaactcgtaggtatttctgtgggagacagatttatctattcaatggacttttctgtgtgatacagatttgtttatcaagtcttcgactttggatcgtagcaattcttagttatggttgagatcagctaagggaatcaagtgcgtagaatcctgctggggttcagagacataaggagcgcaactgtaccttgatcagtgtgagattgattaggcctcaactacattccagtccgaagttcattggtagtaggctagtgtttgtagcgtcttaatacagtatggtgttaaaatattgactaggtcctggggtttttctgcattttcggtatcctcgttaacaaaacttctggtatctgtgttatttcttttccgtattatattttgttatataattgaaatatcacaggttgtgcattgaatcgatcaattggtaaatccaacctttggttgttgattgaaattcattgatccttgaacattggtctttggtac
This is a stretch of genomic DNA from Papaver somniferum cultivar HN1 chromosome 1, ASM357369v1, whole genome shotgun sequence. It encodes these proteins:
- the LOC113274024 gene encoding UBP1-associated protein 2A-like; protein product: MANIQRVVEDEVDTEPEMDSELDDAQVEEETEEGEEKETEEGEEEDITKLLEPFSKEQLVGIILSVSTQNREIIQEIRRRADQDPSHCTLFVHGLDWETTADQLNGIFSTYGDIMQCRIVADRNTGKSKGYGFILYKHRKSVLKALKEPSKKIGNRTAICRLATNQQQQRKIFVGNVDSQISIMRLHSFFSKYGEIEEGPLGSDMNTGRFKGFALFIYKTVDGARRALEEPIKRLDGCILYCQMATDQRQKIGSAGGGGFSPYAGVNAQNGVAQPYGQGINLGAAAQPYGQGILGGAAQHYGQGILSGVDRPYGQGILRGGVQLYGQGILGGAAQPYGQGTQNVEALLAASGDGPAKRRGSG